From Cotesia glomerata isolate CgM1 linkage group LG2, MPM_Cglom_v2.3, whole genome shotgun sequence, a single genomic window includes:
- the LOC123259304 gene encoding uncharacterized protein LOC123259304 produces MTTNTLNPTKVPGNHPLKLDVKKLVIDFYESEENSKQLAGMKDFKSVKDCDGNRTRVQKKLILCNLKELYQSFKAQYNSVAIGFSKFASLRPTYCILAGSSGTHVVCVCTIHQNVKLMLEGCNFPKFAKNTDWVVESQPIYKNLLNKLVCNNPKESCFSRMCNSCPNNEEIADYFRVSFNESDVNEIQYKMWTSTDRCTIVNVTSDSEDFIETLVTQLDKLLKHDFIAKTQSRFFSDTKLNLKSGEFAVVFDFAENYAFVVQEAAQGFHWNNDQATIFPMVIYYNENDTIKHLSFVGISDCLKHDTVLIYLFQEQLIAFLKKKFAVINTIFYFSDGAPQQFKNKKVFTNLCYHYADFEINAEWHFSATAHGKGPCDGLAGSLKRYAARASLQMNNKEHILKPQDLFSWGTKNFTSVDFIFIANDDYLIKKNVLDVRYSQSKTVKGTQSLHTFVPLKDEIGYAFIKTVSTSQKSSKIKVF; encoded by the exons ATGACTACTAATACTTTGAATCCCACAAAAGTTCCAGGCAATCATCCGCTTAAGTTAGATGTAAAAAAACTtgtcattgatttttatgaaagcGAAGAAAACTCAAAACAATTAGCGGGCATGAAAGATTTTAAATCTGTGAAGGATTGTGATGGAAATCGAACTAGGgtacaaaaaaagttgattctttgtaatttaaaagaattgtaCCAAAGCTTCAAAGCGCAATATAATTCAGTGGCAATCGGATTTTCTAAATTCGCTAGTTTGAGGCCTACTTATTGTATTCTTGCTGGAAGTAGTGGTACACATGTCGTATGTGTTTGTACTATTCatcaaaatgtaaaattgatgttagaaG gatgtaattttccaaaatttgcgaAAAACACCGATTGGGTTGTCGAATCTCAgccaatttacaaaaatttattaaataaattagtttgtaACAATCCAAAAGAATCGTGCTTTTCCAGAATGTGCAATAGTTGTccaaataatgaagaaatcgCTGATTATTTTCGTGTGTCGTTTAATGAATCTGATGTTAATGAAATCCAATATAAAATGTGGACATCAACAGACCGTTGTACTATTGTGAATGTTACTTCAGATTCCGAAGACTTCATCGAGACTTTAGTGACGCAACTTGATAAGCTTTTGAAACATGATTTTATTGCGAAAACACAAAGTCGATTTTTTTCTGatacaaaactaaatttaaagagCGGGGAATTCGCCGTAGTATTTGACTTTGCGGAAAATTATGCATTCGTTGTGCAGGAAGCAGCTCAAGGCTTTCATTGGAACAATGATCAAGCTACTATATTTCCAATGGTGATTTATTATAACGAAAATGATACTATTAAGCATTTGAGCTTTGTTGGTATTTCAGATTGTCTTAAGCACGAcacagttttaatttatttatttcaagagcAATTGATTGCCTTTCTTAAAAAGAAGTTTGCTGTCATCAATACGATTTTTTACTTCTCTGATGGAGCCCCACAACAATTCAAAAACAAGAAAGTATTTACAAACTTATGTTATCATTATGCTGACTTCGAAATCAACGCTGAGTGGCATTTTTCTGCAACTGCCCATGGCAAAGGACCATGCGATGGTCTTGCGGGTTCATTAAAACGATATGCTGCTAGAGCTTCATTACAAATGAACAATAAAGAGCATATACTGAAACCACAAGATTTGTTTTCCTGgggaacgaaaaattttacaagcgttgactttatttttatagctaatgacgattatttaataaaaaaaaatgtgttagacGTACGATATTCTCAATCGAAAACGGTGAAAGGTACACAGTCATTACACACTTTTGTGCCTTTAAAAGATGAAATTGGTTATGCTTTCATTAAAACTGTGTCCACATctcaaaaaagttcaaaaataaaagtattttaa